One genomic region from Capra hircus breed San Clemente chromosome 6, ASM170441v1, whole genome shotgun sequence encodes:
- the FGF5 gene encoding fibroblast growth factor 5 isoform X1 translates to MSLSFLLLLFLSHLILSAWAQGEKRLAPKGQPGPAATERNPGGASSRRSSSSTASSSSSPASSSSAASRGGPGSGLEQSSFQWSPSGRRTGSLYCRVGIGFHLQIYPDGKVNGSHEANMLSQIYR, encoded by the coding sequence ATGAGCttgtccttcctcctcctcctcttccttagcCACCTGATCCTCAGCGCCTGGGCTCAAGGGGAGAAGCGCCTCGCACCCAAAGGGCAGCCCGGACCGGCTGCCACGGAGAGGAACCCGGGAGGCGCCAGCAGCCGCCGGAGCAGCAGTAGCACCGcgtcttcctcttcttcccctgcctcctcctcctccgcggCTTCTCGGGGCGGCCCAGGAAGCGGCTTGGAGCAGAGCAGCTTCCAGTGGAGCCCCTCGGGGCGCCGGACCGGTAGCCTCTACTGCAGAGTGGGCATCGGTTTCCATCTGCAGATCTACCCGGATGGCAAAGTCAATGGCTCCCACGAAGCCAATATGTTAA